Sequence from the Phragmites australis chromosome 6, lpPhrAust1.1, whole genome shotgun sequence genome:
TCTTCCGACTCCCTCCGCAATAGGCATCCATAAGATTGTACCGTAAGTCTTGTGAAGATTCCAATCCATATGCTTGCTTGCTTCTAAATAGTTGTATTAATACGAGTTTGTGCCCTTCTGCCTGGGATGAAATTGGTGAGAGACGACTTCTCTCTAGTTTGTTTGGTGAACCTTTTTATCGAGCAAGATTGTAAAATTCAGCAATAGGAacgagaagaaaaataaataaatgggGGGGGACCAAATGCCCTCAGTCTGCTTCTTCATGTACAGTTGTTTGTTATAGTCTTCTGTacctttttatttgttttttgggTTTAGGATTCCCCTACTGCACAGTAAAAAAGCCCTCTCCTTGCAGTTCCTGTCTGACAGAAAAATCATCACCGGTGACCCGGTAAATTTGACATGGTGCCGTGTGTTAtccttcgttcctgcatcttaAGTTTCTTGACAATAATTTGCCCCTGAAACCTTATGAAGCTGCTGACTGATACAATGCTTAAACTAGGATGTACAGTAACTGTATGCAGTCCTATTTGTAGAAAGTTGAAGGCACGATCTTGCTTGCGATGATGAATGTTCTCTCCAGCCACCCCCAAAATGTGCAGCTGCGCAGTATTCAGGAGATGTCTATCAGAGGAAGATCATTCAAGTTGCCATGCCCAGCTTCAGCTTGGAATAATAATAACTCATCGACAGCAGACCTCCCTTGTGGAACAGGAGCAGGAGGCAATAGGAGGCATCGTCCATTATTTGTCGCAGTCAGAGCAGTCAGTGGCAGAGGTGAATCGAGCAGCGGCGAAGACGATGACCAAGAGAAGCAAAACAAGAAAGACGAGGTGTGGTCGATGTAGTATCAAGCAAAGTATATGCTGCCTGAAAATTGAAATATATGCTACAGTATGTATTCCTTTGAGATATCTGCTCCTAAGTCCTAACTTGATGACATATCCTGACTGGCAGGGTAGCTCTGGGTCTGGGTTGTCCAGAGAGGATTTGGAACGGCTGGTTGGGCCCGACGATGCCAAGTTCAACGGGTTGGATCTTGCAAATCTCATCAGGAAGAAGTACGGTAGATCGTACGATGTGACGCTCATAAAGAAGGTAAAGTGATGTGTGCGTATTCTTTTGCGCTTCATCATATTCTGATATCGTATCCCCTTTTTCATCCAGTAAACGTGGCTAGCTTACGCCTTACATTACATAGTATTTACATATTGTTGGTATGCAGGAGTTCATGGGAAGGAACCTGTTGGCTATGAATGTGATGTGGAAGTACAGGGAGCAGGTCAGTGTTTTTCATTTCCCTCCATCTGCTGACCCATCTGAATATGCAGTCTAATTATCGAGGAGTTAATCTGAACATGCATGGTTAACTAGTGCATGCGTTGATGGTGAtaactctctctctttctctctctctacgaTAGAGATCGTTCCCGTTGAGCGAGGAGGAGTACCTGCTGCGGCTGGATGATGTGGCCAACACGCTCAAGTGCTGGGGAGCCGTGGCGCATGTCCGGAACACgttggagaagctcaaggagagGCCAAGGATTGGCAAAGTGCGTAAGaacgcctctctctctctctctctctctctctctctctctctctctctctctctctctctctctctctctctctctctcgcaatGTTAAAAGCAGCTTCGTGTAATATATTCATGGTATGCATTATTGACCGCAAATTGCATCTCGCGCGCGCAGGCGGTGAGCATCTTCATCGACATGGACGAGACGGGAGGGCGCTCAAACGAGTGGATATACAAGTGAAGTGATGAATAGACTGAACCTGAACCTGCCTGCATGTGGTTGTTTTCATTACTATCAGCAACGTGATTGGACTACTCTTCTCTGAATGAATGATCAGAAAGTTAGCTTCAGGAGGGATTGCGTCCAGACATTTGCTTTCAAACTTGATAGCCAAGCGGGAAGGTTGTTTTTTCCTTACTGCTGTATCAGTTAGCTTTCAAACTTTCCAGCGCGTGGTCGTTTTTGTTCTCAAGAATTTTAGGCAGCTGCAGGCAATCAGATAACTACAGTAGGTCAAGAGTTGAAAAAAAACACGGCCGTTGGATTGCATGGGAACGAACGAGATCTCTCTTTGCCGCTGTGCTGTACTACTGTGAAGAGCTGCTGGGCCCGGCTGTCCTCTCCACTcgctctcctctcctcgcgaaacccttccctcctctcctccacgATGGCCGCCGCCCTCCGCCGGTGCCCATccctcctccttcgccgccaGCTCCTCTCCACCCAAACCCAGCTCCAGACCCCTGCAACCCCCGTCGAGCTCTCCCGCCTCAAGTCCTCCATCCGCAACGCCGCCACCACGCCGGACGATCTCGCTTCCCTCTTCCTCTCCGCCCTCCCCCACCCCGCCTTCCTCGCCGACCGCCCCCTCTTCGCACTCTCCGTCCACCGCCTCGCCTCAGCCGGCCGCCGCGACCTCGTTGCCTCCattctctcctcctccctcaccGCCCTCCCCAAGCCCCACCCCTCCGAGGGCTTCCTCATCCGCCTCATCTCCCTCTACTCTGCCGCAGGCATGCCCGACCACTCCCTCACCGCCTTCAACCTCGTCCACCCGCCCTCCGACCGCGCGCTCTCCGCCCTCCTCTCTGCCTACCACGACAACCGCCTCTACGACCGCGCCGTCCAAGCCTTCAACACCCTCCCCGACGAGCTCAGCATCAAGCCGGGCGTCGTCTCCCACAACGTCCTCCTCAAGTCCCTCGTCGCCAGCGGTGAtgtcgccgccgcccgcgctgTGTTTGACGAAATGCCAGACAAGGCCGGCGTCCAGCCGGACATCGTTTCCTGCAATGAGATCCTCAAAGGCTACCTCAACAACAGTGACGATGCCGCCTTCAACGAACTACTTAAGGAGATCACTGCTCCCAGAAGGCGACTGAAGCCCAATGTCGGGACCTACAACCTCCGGTTGGCTGCGCTGTGCGCGAAAGGGAGGAGCTTTGAGGCTGAAGAGTTGCTGGACGCCATGGGGGCGAAGGGTGTGCTGCTCAACCGGGTGAGCTTTAACACGGTCGTCAAGGGGCTCTGCAACGAGGGGGAGGTGGGTGCTGCCATGGCGCTATTCAAAAAGATGCCAGAGGTGCGCAGGCAGAAGGGCACAGGGGTGCCGCCCAACTTCGAGACTTACAACATGCTGCTTGAGGCGCTGGTCAACAAGAGCGTGTTTGGTCCTGCGCTGGAGGTATGCAAGGAGTGCTTGCAAAACAAGTGGGCACCACCGTTCCAATCTGTCAAAGGGTTGGTTCAGGGTTTGGTCAAGAGTAGGAAGGCCAAACAAGCGAAGGAGATTATCATGGCAATGAGGAAGGCCGTCAAGGGTGATGCCAAAGAGGAGTGGGTCAAAGTTGAGGCTGAGTTTCCATTGGTGCTTGTTGACAAGAAAGAGGAACCATGCATGGCATAGTTGAATAGGTCGTAATTCCCGGTTGAGATCTGTTATTCGCTTGAAACGGTTTGTTTTAGATGGGATTTGCATTTTGAATTAATGGGGCGGGTGATTGCCAATGGTTTACTCTTTACTCATGTTTGCTTAATTATGACATACAGTGCTTCTCATACCGGCTCTTCGTTTCAATTGGTTTTATCTTCTTGTTTTATAACCTCTTATTACCTATAACATCTGGTGTCTTTCGTTCTGGTTGTTGTGAACAATCTTGAATGCTATACAAATGGCCGAGCTGGTTTGATGTAGTCatatttctcatataaggtcCTGAGATATTTGATTTCATGATTCAGTCTGCAGGCTATCTATATCTTTGGTCAGATGGCATCACGTTGAAGGTGACTAGCACTATTACTTAGTATTTTGGCGAAAGGAAATCACTAATATTTATGATCAGGCTCTCCCATTAGCATGTTATCTGTGTAGCTCAATTTCGTCAATACAACAACAACGAAGCCTTTTAGCTCTAAGCAAGTTAGTTAGGCTAGAGATGAAGCTCACAAGATCTAATTAAAAAGATGAtaagataataataataataataaaagtaCTACAACCCACACAGTAACGGAAAGAAAATCACATAGTTACAACTCAATTTCGTCAATGTGGTTGCATTTTACAACATGAATCTGCTGGTTTATTGTGTTGGGAGAAATGTGGTTCCATATTGTTCCTTGTTTGCATATCAGTTTCATTGTTTAACTAAATATTGCTCAGGAACTTCACATCTCATTATGAGAATATTGAAGGACAAAAAGCATCGCCCCATTGTTTGCTGAAATATCTTCTATACGTTCTTTGGTAAATAAAATGCAATCAAGATTTCACAATGGAACAAAAAGGTCACAAAATCTATTCTTATCGGCTGAAGTTGGTGCGGTTTCAAGGTTCCTTTCATTTCTCCCTTATATTGCACTTTGAGAAGAGTCGAGCATGATGATCTAGTGATATTATCTGAGTTGGGCATTGCTGACTGAGGTTGCTAGATTCGCAAGGTGGCTACGGAGATTTAGTAACTCTGGTCATCTATCCTATCTGGCTCAACTCCCCTCGGTGTACTTCTGGTGGAATATTCTTGTTGTTACTGTGTGATTTTCTTTCCGTTTACCATCATTCGATCGAGTTTGATTCAACTGTCCAAGCGATGCTAtgtaatattaattatttgCATCACCGTCAGTTTCCAAAGTTTCCGATGTGCTATTATGTGTTAGCGACCGTGCACAGGATCTGCGTCAACTCTCCTGGATACTCGGCTAGTCTCCAGCGGACTTGATCAACTCACCCCTCTCTGTTAGCGATAGTTGGGGGCGGCAGTTTAGCTCCTTCAGTTGTTGACTGTTAGCTCTATCACCTGTTGTAATCGCTATAAATAGCACATCAGTGAATCAATACATCACATAGTTGCATTCCAATCCTCTTCATGGTGTCAGAGCGAGTTCAATCCACCATCTTCCGATTGCTCGCATGTTCCCATCACACTCGATCTATTGGAATCCATCTACACCCAATGGCAGACATTCTTTGATACTGTCTTCAGAAAATTTTCGCTCGGTGCTCACATCAATGTCGCGCCGGCCGGCCAACGCCCCCAATGACCCTGAATGGGTAATGGTGGGGAAGAAAAATTTCCCTCCGGGACGTCCACCTCTGCTAGCTCCTCCTCCACGTCCTTCACCGCCCTGGCTGCCGACCTTCAACCCGTGGACGGGTCTGGTTGAGGCGTGGCCATCCGGTGCTGGCGTGCGTCCCGGCGCGCCTTCTAACCAGCAGGCATTGCTTAGCTGCCTCCACTACACCACCACATGTATTTACACAGTGGTTACAATACATTACATAATAAAAAGTAGTGATGTTAATGGTTTTAATTATTGTATGTGCCACGATTTTTGGATATGCACGCCCCACATGGATACATGTACAACTATGAATTGCTCATAAAAATGATCCACTAAAAATCAGTGACACTAGTGGTTTTACCCAATGTGTCAAGATTTTTGGATATGCATGCTTATCACAACTGTATATTTCCTAGGTAGCTTTAACTGGATCTTGCAATGCATTCACATTATGGCGCATGCGTATCACCTGCCAAAATTTATTATTTCAGTAGTTGAGTGGATGTGTTATGACTTTAGGATATGCATGCTTCATCACGCGGGTTCGAAAGAAAAAACGAGCGACACATTTTTCACTGAACATATAAGGCAATCATAGTGTTCTTATCCCATAAAAAGATTAGGGCAAATCATATAGTAGTTGAGCCCATCGCTAGCATGGCCCATTTCCCCCACATCCAGCGAGGCGAGCCCCCTCCCAACTCCTAGGTAGCCCTCCATCTCTGACGCCTCCCATGTCGACCTTCGCTCCTCGAGCTTGGATATATTTTCTGCCTTGAATCTGACCTTATTGGATGTATTTCGTTTGCTCACTTACAGTTGGCAGTATTGGATGGAGTATATATATAGCTCTAAGAGCAGTAGCTACTTTGGTGAAGATGGAAGATGATAGGAGGCTCTTTCACAATGCTGCTCTTCGAAAGCTCAGGAAAGACGTTTCCGAGCTGAAGCTAATTGGAAGTGTCAGGGTACACAATAAATTGTCCTGACAGGGATGAAACAATAAATTATCCTGAAATCGTGAAAGATTATTATTTGTGGTACAGTATCCATTTGTAGTGGGTGAGAGGGTCCTATTGCTTCTGACACTTGCACCGCTGAAAAGAAAAAGTTGGTAGTGGCGAGAAAATTTTTCTGACAATTGGACGCCTGCAGGGAAACAAAATGGCGCCTGATAAATTTGTTGGGAAGGAGGCAGTGATCACATCACTGATTGAATGGCTGGTAAGCGAATTTTGATCGACTCTTTAACTCCTTTTGGTACGGGGGATTGTTTTGGTTAGTGTTGTTACTTGTTAGTAGCAGCACCTGTGATTATGAACCGCAGGTATCTTTGATAGCGGAGAAAGTATACGGCTGCAGTGTCGGTCACTGAACAAAGTGTCGGACCTGCAGATGCATGCAGGAGCAGAGATGAGGCTGCAGCCACTGACATTTCTGCAGAACTAATGTACTCCAGGAAAAAGGCTGGCGTGACGTATGAGATGATGCATAGCCATCCATATCCAGTTCCATGAGCCAATGATGCAGACAGTAGTGTGCAGTGCACTGCTGCTGTATGAAACGAAACCTAGCTTAGCGTTTTTGTAGCAACTGACAGGCTTGTGCAGACATCCATTTCCCATTTCTCTGTTTGTTGTAGCCGTCCAATCGAAATGTAACAAATTAAACGCAGTTTCATACGTAGTAAGTATATCAGCTATCAGCTGGTCGAGTTGATTGAAGAAGGTCATCCAAGAGTAAAGAAAGCTGATGTGGGCTGAACGAACTGAGGCGGTTGGTCCAAATTTGCTAGCCAAGTCAACAACTGACTTAATTCTGGCCAAACCATACAAAGACAAGGCTACACGCCGATGGTCTTTATCGGTATTCTTGTGACCATGAGGCAATCCATGATTGTAGACGCTAGTCTTGATTCTGTCAGCAGGGGTGGGCGACGAATCACTTAATCTCCATTGAGTTTTAGGATTCCCCCTTTCTAAAATGGACACATAGAAAAACTCTAAATCACCATTAGTCTTCAGATTTCATCATAATCTATAAAACAAGACATTTTTCATCTAACTTTATAATACCATTCAAATAACATCTAAATCGGTTTTGAAGGACGGGATCCACGACCGCTGACACGTGGAGCCGATGCCCGTATGTGAGCGGAAAAATAGAGCAGCAGGGGCACAAGGCCTGTACTGTTGCAGGTTAGTTCAGTTGAGCACCGCTCTCCATGGCGCTGAGCCTTCGCGCCGGCGCGTCCTACGCAACCGCACCGCCGCGCCCCCGACGACGCGTGGCGTCGTTCCGCGCCACAGCCTCCACCCCGGCGCTAAACCGACGGCGCCGCCCGCAGAACGTGTCCGGCGAGTTCTTCGTCGGTGAGCACTGTTTCGCGCTTAATTAATTTGGTCCAACAGCTCGCCTGACCTTGCTCGACTGCGCAGACCACCGGTGCATCGACTGCCAGACCTGCCGATGGATAGCGCCCGTACGTATATAACTCACCCCCAATCCTTGCTCTCTTGCTTCGCTTAACGCGCGCGCAGAATCAATCCTTCAGCTTCATTCGCCTCATGCTCGCTTAATTTGGTAACCATCTTTCCGCGGTCGGCCGCATGCATGCAGGAGGTGTTCAAGAGGGTGGATGGGCAGGCCGCCGTAGCAGCGCAGCCCagctcggaggaggagaggaCCAAGGCCCTGCAGGTGCTTGCTCTGCTTTGCTCATCCCTACTGCCTGTGCCTGCTACTACCTAGCGCCACCTCGTGTCCCTCTGGCACCTTGCTCACCGACCCTAATtgcttaaaacatcatggcttAAATTAGCACCATATATGCAGTAGCTAGAGTTCATAAATCGAAGCTGTAGCCTGTAACTGCAACACCAGCACCAACTTTAGAGGCTTGCTGATAACATATATACTCAAAGCTCTAcgcatatatatgtatgtgtgatTGCATATATCATCTGCAGGCACTGCTCTCTTGTCCAACTGCCTCAATCCACACTGAGAAACCTCCGGAGGACATTCTTCAAGTGCAAAACATGTTTCCTCTCCCCATCGACCAGAATCAGCTTCCAGTATGCGTCCATATATTCTCTATGACCTTTCTCATTGCATATATAGATATGAAaatttggattttgatgtaTACTAATAATCTGAGATGCAGTCTTAACAGTTAGACTATCTATTTGCCAATATGTATTACAAACGGTCGGTCCGGCATACTTTGTATTCACATTGCCAAGCATTTTCAGGGTGTTTATCTTTGTGGTTACCATTCTGAGGACTCGTACGGGGCAACATCTTATCTGGTAACTCATCCAGAAGGAAACATACTGATTGACAGGTAAATTTGAACGTGCTCATCGCAAATTGGCAGATGTATCTACGGCTGCTATTTCCCTTTGGTTTATCGTTTGACTTATTAATTTGGAACCTTGGTGGTTACGCAGCGATGCATTTCCATGACATAATTCTGCAATATGTTTCGTAGTTGCTCAAACGACAATCAACTCTTCTTTACCAGAGATGCTCTATCTAActttttgtatatttttagcCCAAGGTATACTCCAAAGCTGGCGAACAATATTGAAAAGCTTGGTGGAGCGCGCTACATGTTTTTGACCCACATGTATGTTTGGACCTCAACTACACACaattctttgtttctttttgtaTTTACCACCTTCGCATATTGGAAACAACAGAGAATCTCACTAGTTACCATACAGTGATGATGTGGCAGATCACAGGAAGTGGGCTGAGCGGCTAAAATGTGAAAGAATCATTCATTCCGGAGATGTAAGAATTGCATGCAAAGGATTGCATCTCTCTATATCCTTCTACCTGTCATAGAATGACAATGAAATTCCTGATAAATATTCATTGATTATGCCATGAGCATCCATATCCTTTTTAAACTCTACTCCAGATATTGATTAGCCAGGCCTCATCCCGAAGAGTGACAAATGCAAGAAACCGCCCTGCCTAGGGATTATGCTTCTGCTTTTACGCACAATAATAGTTGAAGTTTGGGCACTATTAAAGCATTTGATATCAATATGTCTTATTCAGGAAGAATTGATTACTAATTTTAATGATCCATAATGCTTCAACTGGAGAAAACTTCCAGAAGAAAGAATCTTAGAGTGTCGGAATAGATAGCATTTTTGAACATTAATGTTGTGGACTCGAGAGCATAGCTAGTTGAGCATTCATCGCATTGATAGAATGTAGGTCCCAGTTTATTCCTGTTTTCCAGTGAATGTTGCTCTTTGGAACATGTCCTGATACTCTTTACTGCAATAAACATTCTGATGCAGGTAGAGGAGGTTACTGCAGATGTTGAGTGGAAACTTAATGGAAATGGACCATGGAACATTGGAACAGATTTTGTACTTATCCATACGCCAGGCCACACGGAAGTAAGAAATCCAACTTAATGGATGTAGTTATAGAAGTTATGAAGTAACTGCTTGCGGCCTTCAAATACACAAGGGTCTTCTGGGTTGGATGAAACATTCTTAAATGTAGAACATTAATATGTTACCGAAATTAAAGACAAGTGCACTATTGTTGCATACTAGAAAAGGTTGGcctatccttttcttttttttcttcttcttctttttaaagAAAAGAATGGTTAGGAGCTCTGGCTTTCACTCAGTAAAGATATGGGCGATTGGGCATCCTAGTCGGTCCTAGGACTCGAATCCAGGTTCAACCTCATTACCACCAGACCATCGGCATGTTCCCAAATAAGTTGGGACTATTCACAAAATTTCTTAAATTTCAGATAGACGAAACTGATTTTGTTAGAAAATGTCAGAAGTATTCTCAGACAAATCTTTGTATAGTGATTTGCAGTAGCAAGTCGTCTTGATAATAATGGcaggaaaaattattttttagcaACAAATAATTGGCATCATGCCGATCATCTTCAAGACACCTAATTCAATCATTAATAAAACGTTTTTCTAGGGCTCGGTCTGCTTGTATTACAAACCGCTGAAGGTGCTATTCACTGGAGACCATGTTGCAAAATCAGAAGAATCTGATGATCTGAATCTCTTTCTGATATACAGCAAGCAATCAGGTAGAAGCTTCTCTTCTTGCTAGTCTTCGTATCTTGCTTAAGATCACTGAAACTCTGATTATTCTGTCTGTTGCAAAAACTTGCAGTGAGCCTGCAACTGGATAGCATTAGGAAGCTATTAGAGGTAGACTTCGAGTGGCTTTTACCTGGTATGCGGTTCTTCAAATACTGGAGATAAAATATAAATTAGCAAAATTCAATTGGACTGATAACGCAGCTCtactttttattattttttatctatgtTATGCCGTTATGCTATTTGTTTGTTTATTGTTTTTCGTTAACTTGTGTACTGGTTTTGAGTTGTTTACAGGACACGGCTATCGAATCAGGTACAAAGATGTACAAGCCAAGAATTCAGCTTTCGAGTCCCTCCTAGCTAACTACACGAGCTAGGAGCATCCTATGATCTCGACCTTCAGTGTTCAGAAATGAGGATTCCGGGAGGCAGGAGgatctgctgctgctactgtttTTAGAGTTCTACCCAAAATAGCATCCAGCTCTCCTGGATGTACAAGGCTTGAAAATGCTTTTCTTTTCAGAGAATACAATATGTATGTAATATGGCTGTAAATTGTGCCTTTTGTCCGACAGCATCGAGCCTACAAATCAAGCATATGTAACTGTCTGCAAAATGTTTTTCACAGCTTTTCTCAAGAAGTTTCTGCAAGCACGTATA
This genomic interval carries:
- the LOC133920858 gene encoding uncharacterized protein LOC133920858 isoform X2; translated protein: MMNVLSSHPQNVQLRSIQEMSIRGRSFKLPCPASAWNNNNSSTADLPCGTGAGGNRRHRPLFVAVRAVSGRGESSSGEDDDQEKQNKKDEGSSGSGLSREDLERLVGPDDAKFNGLDLANLIRKKYGRSYDVTLIKKEFMGRNLLAMNVMWKYREQRSFPLSEEEYLLRLDDVANTLKCWGAVAHVRNTLEKLKERPRIGKAVSIFIDMDETGGRSNEWIYK
- the LOC133920858 gene encoding uncharacterized protein LOC133920858 isoform X1; its protein translation is MMNVLSSHPQNVQLRSIQEMSIRGRSFKLPCPASAWNNNNSSTADLPCGTGAGGNRRHRPLFVAVRAVSGRGESSSGEDDDQEKQNKKDEGSSGSGLSREDLERLVGPDDAKFNGLDLANLIRKKYGRSYDVTLIKKEFMGRNLLAMNVMWKYREQRSFPLSEEEYLLRLDDVANTLKCWGAVAHVRNTLEKLKERPRIGKVRGEHLHRHGRDGRALKRVDIQVK
- the LOC133920853 gene encoding small ribosomal subunit protein mS86 (rPPR1)-like, yielding MAAALRRCPSLLLRRQLLSTQTQLQTPATPVELSRLKSSIRNAATTPDDLASLFLSALPHPAFLADRPLFALSVHRLASAGRRDLVASILSSSLTALPKPHPSEGFLIRLISLYSAAGMPDHSLTAFNLVHPPSDRALSALLSAYHDNRLYDRAVQAFNTLPDELSIKPGVVSHNVLLKSLVASGDVAAARAVFDEMPDKAGVQPDIVSCNEILKGYLNNSDDAAFNELLKEITAPRRRLKPNVGTYNLRLAALCAKGRSFEAEELLDAMGAKGVLLNRVSFNTVVKGLCNEGEVGAAMALFKKMPEVRRQKGTGVPPNFETYNMLLEALVNKSVFGPALEVCKECLQNKWAPPFQSVKGLVQGLVKSRKAKQAKEIIMAMRKAVKGDAKEEWVKVEAEFPLVLVDKKEEPCMA
- the LOC133920855 gene encoding uncharacterized protein LOC133920855 produces the protein MALSLRAGASYATAPPRPRRRVASFRATASTPALNRRRRPQNVSGEFFVDHRCIDCQTCRWIAPEVFKRVDGQAAVAAQPSSEEERTKALQALLSCPTASIHTEKPPEDILQVQNMFPLPIDQNQLPGVYLCGYHSEDSYGATSYLVTHPEGNILIDSPRYTPKLANNIEKLGGARYMFLTHIDDVADHRKWAERLKCERIIHSGDVEEVTADVEWKLNGNGPWNIGTDFVLIHTPGHTEGSVCLYYKPLKVLFTGDHVAKSEESDDLNLFLIYSKQSVSLQLDSIRKLLEVDFEWLLPGHGYRIRYKDVQAKNSAFESLLANYTS